One genomic segment of Pyruvatibacter mobilis includes these proteins:
- the flgC gene encoding flagellar basal body rod protein FlgC, with the protein MDLVKSMMIAASGLKAQGGRMRVIAENMANAGSTAKTPDGEPYRRKIPTFASELDRAAGVERVKIGKIERDTGAFGERYEPGHPAANEQGYVKTSNVNTMIESIDMGQAQRGYEANLNVINTSRRMLNATIDLLRR; encoded by the coding sequence ATGGACCTCGTCAAATCGATGATGATTGCCGCGTCAGGCCTCAAGGCCCAGGGCGGCCGCATGCGGGTGATCGCCGAGAACATGGCCAATGCGGGCTCGACCGCAAAGACGCCGGATGGTGAGCCCTATCGCCGCAAGATCCCCACTTTCGCCAGCGAACTGGACCGGGCTGCCGGGGTGGAGCGGGTGAAGATCGGCAAGATCGAACGCGATACCGGTGCGTTCGGTGAACGCTACGAGCCGGGCCACCCGGCCGCCAACGAGCAGGGCTATGTGAAGACGTCCAACGTCAACACCATGATCGAGAGCATCGACATGGGCCAGGCGCAGCGCGGCTATGAGGCCAATCTCAATGTCATCAACACGTCGCGCCGCATGCTGAATGCGACGATCGACCTGCTGCGCCGCTAA
- a CDS encoding FliO/MopB family protein, whose product MEIAEYLRFFVALLFVVGLIAGTGILARRFGFVPGAATGGSSREKRLEIVETITLDAKRRMMLVRRDGREHLILLGTDSETVLETGIERPAPLTSTAPVAAPSHDITTTHKAPSPASAPSEDDDIFARLRKVADLMNEKRAVALRTGRSVPGQRTTIRAEQRKAAGDSA is encoded by the coding sequence ATGGAAATTGCCGAATATCTGCGCTTCTTCGTGGCCTTATTGTTCGTGGTCGGATTGATTGCCGGCACCGGCATTCTCGCCCGCCGCTTCGGCTTCGTGCCCGGCGCCGCCACCGGCGGTTCGTCCCGCGAAAAGCGCCTGGAGATCGTCGAGACCATCACGCTGGACGCCAAGCGCCGCATGATGCTGGTCCGCCGCGACGGCCGCGAACATCTCATTCTTCTGGGTACGGACAGCGAAACGGTCCTCGAAACCGGTATCGAGCGTCCGGCCCCGCTCACCAGCACGGCCCCCGTCGCGGCGCCCAGCCACGACATCACCACCACCCATAAGGCCCCCAGCCCCGCAAGCGCGCCCAGCGAGGATGACGATATCTTCGCCCGCCTGCGCAAGGTGGCTGACCTGATGAACGAAAAACGCGCCGTTGCCCTGCGCACCGGCCGGTCCGTGCCGGGCCAGCGCACCACCATCCGCGCCGAGCAGCGCAAGGCCGCAGGAGACAGCGCGTGA
- the flgB gene encoding flagellar basal body rod protein FlgB, with protein MALSDIPLFGMLRERMHWVQARQSVLSQNVANAHTPGYAAQDVREFNFRDALKSTTSGQLHMASTRAGHLSGSATSMATRGDFKSESAPDSETSANGNSVVLEEQMMKVAENQMDYQTATTLYTKGLGMLRMAVTGRSQA; from the coding sequence ATGGCACTTTCCGATATTCCGCTTTTCGGCATGCTGCGCGAACGCATGCACTGGGTGCAGGCGCGCCAGAGCGTGCTATCGCAAAATGTCGCCAATGCGCATACGCCCGGCTATGCGGCGCAGGATGTGCGCGAGTTCAATTTTCGTGACGCTTTGAAGAGCACGACGTCCGGCCAGCTTCATATGGCCTCGACGCGGGCAGGGCACCTGTCCGGCTCGGCCACCAGCATGGCGACGCGCGGGGACTTCAAGTCCGAGAGCGCGCCGGACAGCGAAACCTCCGCCAATGGCAACTCCGTCGTGCTCGAAGAGCAGATGATGAAAGTTGCCGAGAACCAGATGGATTATCAGACCGCCACCACCCTCTACACCAAGGGGCTGGGCATGCTGCGCATGGCGGTGACCGGTCGTTCGCAGGCGTAA
- the fliP gene encoding flagellar type III secretion system pore protein FliP (The bacterial flagellar biogenesis protein FliP forms a type III secretion system (T3SS)-type pore required for flagellar assembly.): MTRLARPVPFVALIAAALAAVMLLAVPAQAQEISLALPEEGALTSRIIQLVLLVAILSLAPSILVMVTSFVRIAVVLSLLRTAMGVQQAPPNSVLISLALFLTAFVMAPVLQESYRTGIEPYLADEISTEEAWELSSGPFRSFMLSQVREDDLKLFLDLSKTERPETPEATPVHILIPAFMISELRRAFEIGFLLFIPFVVIDLVVASVLMSMGMMMLPPIMISLPFKLIFFVLVDGWRLVAGSLVQSFGT; the protein is encoded by the coding sequence GTGACACGCCTCGCCCGCCCGGTTCCCTTTGTTGCGCTGATCGCCGCGGCCCTGGCCGCCGTGATGCTCCTCGCCGTCCCCGCCCAGGCCCAGGAAATCAGCCTGGCCCTGCCGGAAGAAGGCGCGCTCACCTCGCGCATCATCCAGCTCGTCCTACTGGTCGCGATCCTCAGCCTCGCGCCGTCCATTCTGGTGATGGTCACGAGCTTCGTGCGCATCGCCGTGGTGCTGTCGCTCCTGCGCACCGCCATGGGCGTGCAGCAGGCCCCGCCCAATTCCGTGCTCATCAGCCTGGCGCTGTTCCTCACCGCCTTCGTGATGGCGCCGGTCCTGCAGGAAAGCTACCGCACCGGCATCGAGCCCTATCTGGCCGATGAAATCTCCACCGAGGAAGCCTGGGAGCTGTCCTCCGGCCCCTTCCGCAGCTTCATGCTGAGCCAGGTCCGCGAGGATGATCTCAAGCTCTTCCTCGACCTCTCAAAGACCGAGCGCCCCGAAACGCCTGAAGCCACGCCGGTGCACATTCTCATCCCGGCCTTCATGATCTCCGAGCTGCGCCGCGCCTTCGAGATCGGTTTCCTGCTGTTCATCCCCTTCGTAGTGATCGACCTGGTGGTCGCCTCCGTCCTCATGTCCATGGGCATGATGATGCTGCCGCCCATCATGATCTCCCTGCCCTTCAAGCTCATCTTCTTCGTGCTGGTGGATGGCTGGCGGCTCGTCGCAGGCTCACTGGTGCAAAGCTTCGGCACCTGA
- a CDS encoding LysR substrate-binding domain-containing protein, with translation MRFPSASALRVFDAAARLGSFKAAAEELGVSPTAVSHQIRTLEEQLSLALFVRRTRRVELTEAGTRLAAATSVAFQQITDALEDLSHSERMLTVSTVPAFAALWLAPRLGAFEALNPDISVRVETSTALVDLARDRRVDLAIRYGCGDYVGLETMPLATETFGAFGAPDYVRSLTRLSDAALISTRWVSPALPAFTWADWAKAASEKQPETGLRQFDQEQEVIQAGLAGQGLILMSSLLVGDMVRRGWLEPYRPDIVLPGLTYTAVTTEAHAGVGKVRRFLSWIQEEASASE, from the coding sequence ATGCGGTTTCCCTCTGCCTCAGCTCTCCGGGTTTTCGATGCCGCCGCCCGGCTCGGCAGCTTCAAGGCTGCCGCTGAGGAGCTGGGCGTGTCGCCGACGGCGGTGTCGCATCAGATCCGCACGCTCGAGGAGCAATTGTCGCTCGCGCTGTTCGTCCGCAGGACGCGCCGGGTGGAGTTGACGGAGGCGGGGACAAGGCTGGCGGCGGCCACGTCGGTGGCGTTTCAGCAGATCACGGACGCGCTCGAGGACCTGTCTCACTCAGAACGTATGCTGACGGTTTCGACGGTGCCGGCCTTCGCGGCGCTGTGGCTCGCGCCACGGCTTGGTGCGTTCGAGGCGCTTAATCCTGATATCAGCGTGCGCGTGGAGACCTCGACGGCGCTGGTTGATCTCGCCCGTGACCGGCGGGTGGATCTTGCTATCCGCTATGGCTGTGGTGACTACGTAGGGCTTGAGACGATGCCGCTTGCGACAGAGACGTTCGGGGCATTCGGGGCGCCGGACTATGTCCGCAGCCTGACCCGGTTGTCGGACGCGGCGTTGATCAGCACCCGTTGGGTGTCACCGGCACTGCCTGCTTTCACCTGGGCTGACTGGGCAAAGGCTGCGTCTGAGAAGCAGCCTGAGACCGGCCTGCGCCAATTCGATCAGGAGCAGGAGGTGATCCAGGCGGGGCTGGCAGGGCAGGGGCTGATCCTGATGAGCTCGCTTCTGGTCGGAGACATGGTGCGCCGCGGCTGGCTCGAGCCCTACAGGCCTGACATCGTGCTTCCAGGCCTGACCTATACCGCTGTTACGACCGAGGCCCATGCCGGTGTCGGCAAGGTGCGGCGGTTTCTGTCCTGGATACAGGAAGAGGCATCGGCCAGCGAATAG